The following coding sequences lie in one Lolium perenne isolate Kyuss_39 chromosome 2, Kyuss_2.0, whole genome shotgun sequence genomic window:
- the LOC127335637 gene encoding psbQ-like protein 3, chloroplastic, which produces MLCTPEPMENRRRLHQGGKTRSAMALQLAIQSLHTSLSRYPLNKPTTKPRSTGHQQPQEPAATTSSRRSLATAAVALIVSNLLPPTTGAAGALDLDLRITIPEQSSEEAEANVRTHARNLVRVKEYIDARSWRELQAALRASASNLKQDLYAIIQAKPGSQRPELRRLYSELFNSVTRLDYAARDKDEVQVKECYGNIVAAIDQIFARIM; this is translated from the exons ATGCTGTGCACGCCTGAACCCATGGAAAACCGAAGAAGATTACACCAAGGTGGAAAGACTCGATCGGCCATGGCATTGCAGCTCGCCATCCAATCGCTCCACACAAGCCTCTCCCGCTACCCTCTTAACAAACCCACCACCAAGCCGCGGAGCACTGGCCACCAGCAACCGCAGGAACCAGCCGCCACGACCAGCAGCAGAAGGAGcctcgcgacggcggcggtggcgctcATTGTATCCAATCTGCTGCCGCCCACGACGGGCGCCGCCGGCGCGCTTGACCTCGACCTTCGGATCACCATCCCGGAGCAGTCGAGCGAGGAGGCCGAGGCCAACGTGAGGACCCACGCGAGGAACCTGGTGCGCGTCAAGGAGTACATCGACGCCCGGTCGTGGCGTGAGCTGCAGGCGGCGCTGCGGGCCAGCGCCTCCAACCTCAAGCAGGACCTGTACGCCATCATCCAGGCGAAGCCGGGGAGCCAGCGCCCCGAGCTCCGGAGGCTCTACTCCGAACTCTTCAACAGCGTCACCAGA CTGGACTATGCGGCAAGAGACAAGGATGAGGTTCAAGTAAAGGAATGCTACGGCAACATTGTGGCCGCCATTGACCAGATTTTTGCCAGAATCATGTAG